In Bacillus sp. FJAT-45037, the following are encoded in one genomic region:
- a CDS encoding N-acetylmuramoyl-L-alanine amidase — protein MSAIKLMIDPGHGGRDPGAVANGLVEKDLVLTIAHHVRNIMVRDYGVHVRMTRNSDVFVSLEERARIANEWGADYFLSIHCNAGGGTGFETFRHPSAKSQTSAFQDAIHHGVTRRLSVANRGMKTANFAVLRMTNMPAVLTENLFVDHPGDARQLKDSDVLYELALGHVEGLVKLLNLKPVEVKVEKAPPSSMYRLRVDGQQVGAFSERYNLLEQLITYLGNAEKIELEKV, from the coding sequence ATGAGTGCGATAAAATTGATGATTGATCCAGGACATGGAGGGCGTGATCCTGGTGCGGTGGCGAATGGATTAGTAGAGAAAGATTTGGTTTTAACGATTGCTCATCACGTTCGTAACATAATGGTTCGAGATTACGGGGTCCATGTGCGAATGACGAGAAATAGTGATGTGTTTGTATCTCTTGAAGAACGAGCGAGGATTGCAAATGAGTGGGGAGCGGATTATTTTCTTTCAATTCATTGTAATGCAGGAGGCGGGACGGGCTTTGAGACATTTCGTCATCCGAGTGCGAAGTCACAGACGTCAGCTTTTCAAGACGCCATTCATCATGGTGTAACACGTCGATTAAGTGTGGCTAATAGAGGGATGAAAACGGCGAATTTCGCTGTGTTAAGAATGACCAACATGCCAGCTGTCTTAACGGAAAATCTATTTGTTGATCATCCAGGCGATGCTAGACAGTTGAAAGATTCCGATGTGCTTTATGAGTTAGCATTAGGTCATGTAGAGGGTCTCGTGAAGCTACTCAACCTAAAACCTGTTGAAGTAAAGGTTGAAAAAGCCCCTCCGTCTTCTATGTATCGCCTCCGTGTCGATGGCCAACAAGTCGGCGCCTTTTCCGAACGATACAACCTCCTTGAACAGTTGATTACTTATTTAGGAAATGCAGAAAAAATTGAACTTGAGAAGGTCTAG
- a CDS encoding tetratricopeptide repeat protein produces MNDNKRAVRAFDRGDIEEALRLFQVAVNKNRTIQSLHNLAWFYGYEEEEYEKALALSLEAVMLRPTSYFPYNLLGELYMKLARYDEAIPVLEDSLQLHSSKEATFNLAVSYYEVGKLEQATNYFQKAAGNSDYTFYLYVKCLIEGGRVSEAREKLALISEDASDFVGEGVVAALYLELGDYEQAVNWYNKSWDECAAGADYVARFAYALYQFNDTVRLDEIIETAVNEVEKQLEVTKNMELGEGYSEIDRTEELRENENELAFLRELRSKLEYGFVPDFTIDLYVEGRCYLFGCTQHEHPEYGAVKGDD; encoded by the coding sequence TTGAATGATAACAAACGAGCCGTTCGTGCTTTTGATCGTGGTGACATAGAAGAGGCGTTGAGGCTGTTTCAAGTAGCAGTGAATAAAAATCGAACGATCCAATCCTTGCACAATTTAGCCTGGTTTTATGGCTATGAAGAGGAAGAGTACGAGAAAGCATTGGCATTGTCTTTAGAAGCTGTCATGCTTCGGCCGACTTCTTATTTTCCTTACAACCTACTGGGAGAATTGTACATGAAACTAGCTCGGTATGACGAGGCCATTCCTGTGCTTGAGGATTCATTACAGTTGCACTCATCTAAGGAAGCAACGTTTAACTTGGCTGTTAGTTATTATGAGGTTGGGAAGCTCGAACAAGCGACAAACTATTTTCAAAAGGCAGCCGGAAATTCTGATTACACATTCTATCTCTATGTAAAGTGTTTAATAGAGGGGGGAAGGGTGTCAGAAGCTAGAGAGAAGCTTGCTTTAATTTCTGAGGATGCTAGTGATTTTGTTGGGGAAGGAGTCGTCGCTGCATTATATTTAGAACTTGGTGATTACGAGCAAGCGGTGAACTGGTATAACAAAAGTTGGGATGAGTGTGCTGCGGGGGCGGATTATGTTGCTCGCTTTGCCTATGCCTTGTATCAATTCAATGATACGGTCCGACTGGATGAAATTATTGAGACTGCTGTAAATGAAGTAGAAAAGCAGTTGGAAGTAACGAAGAATATGGAGCTTGGGGAAGGATACAGTGAAATAGATCGAACGGAAGAACTACGAGAAAACGAGAACGAGTTGGCTTTCTTAAGAGAGCTTAGGAGCAAGCTAGAGTATGGTTTTGTTCCTGACTTTACGATTGATCTATATGTAGAGGGACGTTGTTATTTATTCGGATGCACGCAGCACGAACATCCCGAGTACGGTGCGGTGAAGGGGGATGATTGA
- the htpG gene encoding molecular chaperone HtpG, translating to MVKKQFEAESKRLLDMMIHSIYSQKEIFLRELISNASDAMDKMYYKALTDDSLTFEKDHYSIKISADKEMRTLTIKDTGIGMTQEELEENLGTIAKSGSLAFKNENEIKDGHDIIGQFGVGFYSAFMVADAVTVYTKSVHAETGYKWESIGADGYTVEPFEKHDVGSEVVLTLKENTDEENYDEFLEEFKLKQIIKKYSDFIRYPIKMDVTERKLKEGSEDEYDSVLEEKTINSMVPIWKKNKSELKDADYENFYQEKHYGFDTPLKHVHISVDGAVRYNSILYIPSTMPFDYYSKEFEKGLELYSSGVLIMEKCPELLPDYFSFVKGLVDSEDLSLNISREILQHDRQLKLIAKNIKNKIKNELKKLLKDERETYVKFFETFGRQLKYGVYSDFGANKDDLKDLLMFYSSKEKKLITLEEYVANMPEDQKYIYYATGDSYERIEKLPQTEVVIDKGYEILYLMDEIDEFAIKTLATFNEKEFKSVSSGDLGFEEEESKKAEEEDKENQELFAEMKKHLEGKVKDVRVSKRLKSHPVCLTSEGEVSIEMEKILQAMPENQNIKADKVLEINSTHEVFQTLKSAFENDKDQVKLYTNLLYNQALLIEGLPVEDPLAFSNDICKVMV from the coding sequence ATGGTGAAGAAGCAGTTTGAAGCAGAGTCGAAACGTTTGCTCGATATGATGATTCATTCGATTTACTCTCAGAAGGAGATCTTTTTAAGAGAGCTAATTTCGAATGCGAGTGATGCGATGGATAAGATGTATTATAAGGCGTTAACGGATGATTCGTTAACATTTGAGAAAGATCATTACTCTATTAAGATCTCAGCGGATAAAGAGATGAGAACGTTGACGATTAAAGATACGGGAATTGGGATGACGCAAGAGGAGCTTGAGGAGAATCTTGGGACGATTGCCAAAAGTGGTTCCCTTGCCTTCAAAAATGAAAACGAGATCAAGGATGGTCACGATATCATTGGTCAGTTTGGTGTTGGTTTCTATTCTGCTTTCATGGTAGCGGATGCTGTAACCGTTTATACGAAGTCGGTACATGCTGAGACAGGCTATAAGTGGGAATCAATTGGTGCGGATGGCTACACTGTTGAGCCTTTTGAGAAACATGATGTTGGATCAGAAGTTGTGCTGACATTAAAAGAGAATACGGACGAAGAAAACTATGATGAATTCTTAGAGGAGTTCAAGTTAAAGCAGATCATCAAGAAGTACTCCGACTTTATCCGCTATCCAATTAAAATGGATGTGACCGAGCGCAAGTTGAAAGAAGGCAGCGAGGATGAGTATGACAGTGTCCTGGAAGAGAAGACGATCAACAGCATGGTGCCAATTTGGAAGAAGAACAAGAGTGAGCTTAAAGATGCGGACTACGAGAACTTTTACCAAGAGAAGCATTACGGGTTCGATACACCGCTGAAACATGTACATATTAGCGTAGACGGTGCGGTGCGATACAACTCGATTCTCTACATCCCATCAACAATGCCATTTGACTATTACAGCAAAGAGTTCGAAAAAGGCCTTGAACTTTACTCAAGTGGTGTGTTAATTATGGAGAAATGTCCGGAGCTGCTTCCAGATTACTTCAGCTTTGTGAAGGGTCTTGTCGACTCTGAGGACCTCTCGTTAAATATTTCACGAGAGATCTTGCAGCATGATAGACAGCTAAAGTTGATTGCGAAAAACATTAAAAATAAAATCAAGAATGAGCTGAAAAAGCTACTTAAAGATGAGCGAGAGACGTATGTAAAGTTTTTTGAAACATTCGGTAGACAGTTGAAATACGGTGTCTACAGTGACTTCGGTGCGAACAAAGACGACTTGAAAGATTTGTTAATGTTCTATTCATCAAAAGAGAAGAAGCTCATCACATTAGAGGAATATGTAGCAAACATGCCTGAAGATCAGAAGTACATCTACTATGCAACAGGGGACAGCTATGAACGCATTGAGAAGTTGCCACAAACAGAGGTCGTTATAGATAAAGGCTATGAGATCCTTTATTTAATGGATGAAATTGATGAGTTTGCGATCAAGACGCTTGCAACGTTCAACGAGAAAGAATTTAAGTCAGTTTCAAGTGGAGATCTAGGCTTTGAGGAAGAAGAAAGCAAGAAGGCAGAAGAGGAAGACAAAGAGAATCAAGAGCTATTTGCAGAAATGAAGAAGCATCTAGAAGGAAAAGTGAAGGACGTGCGCGTATCCAAGCGTCTTAAATCTCATCCAGTCTGCCTCACAAGCGAAGGGGAAGTGTCCATTGAAATGGAAAAAATTCTCCAAGCGATGCCGGAAAACCAAAATATTAAAGCCGACAAGGTGCTTGAGATCAACAGCACCCACGAGGTGTTCCAAACCTTGAAGAGCGCTTTTGAAAATGATAAAGACCAAGTGAAACTATACACGAACCTACTATACAACCAAGCATTGTTAATCGAAGGCCTACCAGTCGAAGACCCACTCGCCTTCTCGAATGATATTTGTAAAGTGATGGTGTAA
- a CDS encoding ATP-binding protein has protein sequence MIRARTQLPSAIQAMISDSNIIDSFTCTGCVELITVRRVVMPFGPEVGKERDILYGCRCEDLEMASIALKKRKEAEEWRLSQLFDQNSLVNRDLQLASFDSYKPDSKSQQLAFGCAQHYVREFTRDSPRNLILTGSFGVGKSHLALAVAKGLIDKGHSAIFVSVPKLLTKLKATYNKNSELAEDELLCLLEKVDCLVLDDIGAENGSSHSGSWSTSKIFEVLDRRMGKHTIFTTNLNGRELQEKVGARNFSRMMHQTEVVTLTGSDYRLRHFMQKEREMRK, from the coding sequence ATGATTCGGGCAAGGACGCAACTGCCGTCTGCGATTCAGGCTATGATTTCGGATTCTAATATTATAGATTCGTTCACTTGTACAGGCTGCGTTGAATTGATCACGGTGCGACGAGTGGTCATGCCATTTGGACCAGAAGTAGGAAAGGAACGAGATATTTTGTATGGTTGTCGGTGTGAAGATTTGGAGATGGCGAGTATTGCGCTAAAAAAGAGAAAAGAGGCCGAGGAGTGGCGGTTATCTCAACTATTTGATCAAAATAGCTTAGTTAATCGTGATTTGCAGTTGGCTAGTTTTGATTCGTATAAGCCAGATTCAAAGAGTCAGCAACTCGCGTTCGGCTGTGCCCAACACTATGTCCGCGAATTTACAAGAGATTCCCCTCGAAATCTAATACTTACCGGTTCATTTGGTGTTGGAAAATCACACTTGGCCTTAGCTGTAGCAAAAGGGTTGATCGACAAAGGACACTCGGCAATCTTTGTGTCAGTGCCGAAATTACTGACCAAATTAAAAGCAACATACAACAAAAATAGTGAATTGGCTGAGGATGAGCTGCTCTGTTTATTAGAGAAAGTAGATTGCTTAGTTCTCGATGATATCGGAGCGGAGAATGGCAGCAGTCATAGTGGGAGTTGGTCGACCTCGAAGATCTTTGAAGTGCTTGATCGGCGGATGGGCAAGCATACGATTTTCACAACGAACCTGAATGGACGTGAACTGCAAGAAAAGGTTGGGGCGAGAAATTTCTCAAGAATGATGCATCAGACAGAAGTGGTTACATTGACAGGGTCCGATTATCGGCTTCGTCACTTTATGCAAAAGGAAAGGGAGATGAGAAAATGA
- a CDS encoding helix-turn-helix domain-containing protein: protein MTDFFKRYSKIRGEDHVETLQSEGRIAAQIKTERIRLKLSQEQLAELAGVPKSTIGRIEAGLTSPKVDTLLKVSKALDIPIIIDGTLDNGDHTLYMKT from the coding sequence ATGACGGACTTCTTTAAACGTTATTCAAAAATTAGGGGAGAAGATCATGTTGAAACTCTTCAATCTGAAGGGCGAATTGCAGCTCAGATAAAAACCGAACGTATACGATTAAAGCTATCTCAAGAACAACTTGCCGAATTAGCAGGTGTTCCAAAATCTACGATAGGAAGAATTGAAGCTGGATTAACAAGCCCTAAAGTGGACACGCTCCTTAAAGTTTCAAAGGCATTAGACATTCCCATAATAATAGACGGTACTCTTGACAATGGAGACCATACTCTCTATATGAAAACCTGA